In Pseudomonas fluorescens NCIMB 11764, a single window of DNA contains:
- a CDS encoding CusA/CzcA family heavy metal efflux RND transporter, translating to MFERLIQFAIEQRIIVLLAVLLMAGLGIASYQKLPIDAVPDITNVQVQINTGAAGFSPLETEQRITFPIETAMAGLPALEQTRSLSRSGLSQVTVIFKEGTDLFFARQLVNERLQVAKEQLPEGVEAVMGPISTGLGEIFLWTVEAEEGAVKEDGSPYTPTDLRVIQDWIIKPQLRNVPGVAEINTIGGFAKEYQIAPDPKRLAAYKLTLTDLVTALERNNANVGAGYIEHSGEQLLIRAPGQVATTEDIANIVMANVDGTPIRVKNVATVDIGRELRTGAATENGREVVLGTVFMLIGENSRTVAQAVASKLEQINRSLPKGVVAVTVYDRTNLVDKAIATVKKNLIEGAILVIAILFLFLGNIRAALITAMVIPLAMLFTFTGMFTNKVSANLMSLGALDFGIIVDGAVVIVENAIRRLAHAQQHHGRILTRSERFHEVFAAAKEARRPLIFGQLIIMVVYLPIFALTGVEGKMFHPMAFTVVIALLGAMLLSVTFVPAAIAMFVTGKVKEEENIIMRSARRVYAPALEWVMGHRSMAFAIALAVIAVCGVVASRMGSEFVPSLSEGDFALQALRVPGTSLTQSVEMQQRLERLVLAKVPEVKRMFARTGTAEIASDPMPPNISDSYVMLKPKNQWPDPNKSREALIADIQKATAAMPGSNYELSQPIQLRFNELISGVRSDVAVKVFGDDMAVLNSTAAKIAASMQKINGASEVKVEQTSGLPVLTINIDRDKAARYGLNVGDVQDTIAVAVGGRQAGTMYEGDRRFDMVVRLSDAMRKDLEGLSTLLIPVPALLNTNADQIGFIALSEVASLDLVLGPNQVSRENGKRLVIVSANVRGRDIGSFVQEASSAIDKEVQIPAGYWTNWGGQFEQLQSAAKRLQIVVPVALLLVFALLFMMFNNLKDGLLVFTGIPFALTGGVMALWLRDIPLSISAGVGFIALSGVAVLNGLVMIAFIRNLREEGHSLSSAINEGALTRLRPVLMTALVASLGFIPMALATGTGAEVQRPLATVVIGGILSSTALTLLILPALYQWAHRRDEEEAEDEDDKIEAV from the coding sequence ATGTTCGAACGCCTGATCCAATTTGCCATCGAGCAGCGCATCATCGTGCTGCTCGCGGTTCTCCTCATGGCCGGCCTCGGTATAGCCAGCTACCAGAAGCTGCCGATCGACGCCGTTCCCGATATCACCAACGTCCAGGTGCAAATCAACACAGGGGCAGCAGGTTTTTCACCACTGGAAACCGAGCAGCGCATCACGTTTCCCATCGAAACTGCAATGGCTGGTTTGCCGGCTCTAGAACAAACTCGCTCGCTGTCACGCTCGGGTTTGTCGCAAGTCACAGTGATCTTCAAGGAAGGCACTGACCTGTTCTTCGCCCGACAATTGGTCAACGAACGGTTGCAGGTGGCCAAGGAGCAACTACCCGAGGGGGTGGAAGCCGTCATGGGGCCGATCTCAACCGGTCTGGGTGAAATTTTCCTGTGGACGGTCGAGGCTGAAGAAGGTGCCGTCAAGGAGGACGGCAGTCCCTATACGCCGACCGACCTGAGGGTGATCCAAGACTGGATCATCAAGCCTCAGCTGCGCAATGTTCCCGGGGTCGCCGAAATCAATACCATTGGCGGGTTCGCCAAGGAGTACCAGATTGCGCCCGATCCAAAACGCTTGGCGGCTTACAAGCTTACGCTGACTGACCTTGTTACAGCGCTGGAGCGCAACAACGCCAACGTCGGTGCCGGTTACATCGAGCACAGTGGCGAACAGTTACTGATTCGCGCACCTGGCCAAGTAGCGACCACCGAAGATATCGCCAATATCGTCATGGCCAACGTCGACGGTACGCCCATCCGTGTCAAGAACGTCGCAACCGTGGACATCGGCCGTGAATTGCGCACGGGGGCAGCGACCGAAAACGGTCGTGAAGTGGTGCTCGGCACAGTGTTCATGCTGATCGGTGAGAATAGCCGCACCGTGGCCCAAGCCGTTGCTAGCAAGCTTGAGCAAATCAACCGCTCACTGCCAAAAGGGGTGGTGGCAGTCACCGTCTATGACCGTACCAATTTGGTGGACAAGGCAATTGCCACCGTTAAGAAGAACTTGATTGAAGGTGCGATCCTGGTGATCGCGATTCTGTTCCTGTTCCTTGGCAACATTCGCGCGGCTCTGATTACTGCCATGGTGATCCCGCTCGCGATGCTATTCACATTCACTGGCATGTTTACCAACAAGGTCAGCGCCAACCTGATGAGCCTCGGAGCGTTGGACTTTGGCATCATCGTTGATGGCGCGGTGGTCATTGTCGAAAACGCCATCCGTCGTCTGGCCCATGCACAGCAACACCACGGACGCATCCTCACCCGCTCCGAACGCTTTCACGAAGTGTTCGCGGCGGCCAAGGAAGCACGCCGACCGCTGATTTTCGGCCAGTTGATCATCATGGTCGTGTACCTACCGATTTTTGCCCTCACCGGCGTCGAAGGAAAAATGTTTCATCCGATGGCGTTTACTGTGGTGATTGCCTTGCTCGGCGCGATGCTGTTGTCGGTGACCTTTGTCCCGGCGGCGATTGCGATGTTCGTCACCGGTAAGGTCAAGGAAGAAGAGAACATCATCATGCGTAGCGCCCGTCGGGTGTATGCGCCAGCGCTAGAATGGGTCATGGGCCATCGATCAATGGCATTCGCCATAGCACTAGCCGTTATCGCGGTGTGCGGTGTGGTCGCCAGTCGAATGGGCAGCGAGTTTGTGCCGAGCCTCAGTGAAGGGGATTTCGCGTTGCAAGCACTGCGTGTACCAGGTACCAGCCTGACGCAATCGGTAGAAATGCAGCAACGTCTGGAAAGACTTGTGTTAGCAAAGGTACCGGAGGTCAAGCGGATGTTTGCTCGTACTGGTACAGCAGAAATTGCCTCAGACCCAATGCCACCAAACATCTCTGACAGCTACGTGATGCTCAAGCCGAAGAATCAATGGCCTGATCCGAATAAATCCAGGGAGGCGTTGATAGCCGATATCCAAAAAGCTACAGCCGCCATGCCCGGAAGCAACTATGAGCTTTCTCAGCCTATTCAATTGCGTTTTAACGAGCTGATTTCAGGCGTACGCAGTGATGTGGCAGTGAAGGTCTTCGGTGATGACATGGCGGTGCTTAACAGCACCGCTGCAAAAATTGCCGCGTCCATGCAGAAGATCAATGGTGCCTCCGAGGTCAAAGTCGAGCAAACGTCGGGACTGCCGGTACTGACCATCAACATCGACCGTGACAAAGCCGCCCGTTACGGACTGAACGTTGGCGACGTACAAGACACCATTGCGGTGGCGGTCGGTGGTCGTCAAGCCGGTACGATGTATGAGGGAGACCGCCGATTCGACATGGTGGTGCGTTTATCCGACGCCATGCGTAAGGATCTCGAGGGATTGTCCACACTGCTAATCCCGGTACCGGCGCTGCTTAACACCAATGCCGATCAGATCGGGTTTATTGCTCTTTCAGAGGTGGCTAGCCTCGATCTAGTGTTGGGACCTAACCAGGTCAGTCGTGAAAACGGCAAACGTCTGGTGATCGTCAGCGCCAACGTGCGTGGGCGTGATATCGGCTCATTTGTACAGGAGGCCAGTAGCGCCATTGATAAAGAAGTGCAGATCCCGGCCGGTTACTGGACCAACTGGGGAGGACAGTTCGAGCAGCTCCAATCCGCTGCCAAGCGACTACAGATTGTAGTCCCGGTGGCCCTGCTCTTGGTGTTCGCACTCTTGTTCATGATGTTCAACAACCTCAAGGATGGCCTATTGGTGTTCACCGGTATTCCATTCGCGTTGACGGGGGGAGTCATGGCTTTATGGCTCCGAGACATCCCGCTGTCGATCTCGGCAGGTGTTGGTTTCATCGCGTTGTCGGGCGTGGCGGTGCTGAATGGTCTGGTGATGATTGCGTTCATCCGCAATCTTCGGGAGGAAGGACATTCGTTGAGTTCCGCAATCAATGAAGGGGCTCTTACCCGGTTGCGCCCAGTGTTGATGACAGCTCTGGTGGCCTCTCTTGGCTTTATTCCGATGGCACTGGCCACCGGAACGGGGGCAGAGGTCCAGAGACCCCTGGCTACCGTGGTGATCGGGGGCATCCTATCCTCAACTGCGTTGACCCTGCTGATATTGCCTGCGCTTTATCAATGGGCGCACCGCCGAGACGAGGAAGAAGCCGAAGACGAAGACGATAAAATAGAAGCCGTATAA
- a CDS encoding co-regulatory protein PtrA N-terminal domain-containing protein, translated as MKIAQICALAGALILSSVALAEGGGDRTFEKMMAARDVAMEAYVAREGKSVPVVSSDAKDETGKM; from the coding sequence ATGAAAATTGCTCAAATCTGCGCTCTTGCGGGTGCTTTAATCCTTTCTTCAGTTGCTTTAGCCGAAGGTGGGGGGGACAGAACCTTCGAAAAAATGATGGCGGCGCGAGATGTGGCAATGGAGGCATATGTTGCTAGAGAAGGGAAGAGCGTTCCCGTGGTTTCAAGTGATGCTAAAGATGAGACAGGTAAAATGTAG
- a CDS encoding DUF2790 domain-containing protein, with protein sequence MKFMSIITFAGALTLSSLVLAEGGGDKAFEKMMVANAKAMEQYAISQGKSAPVSKEYEYGMKVDVVKVISVVRPAKVCAVVPAAMTYEDSKGQLNTIRYTVAGECRKRGG encoded by the coding sequence ATGAAGTTCATGAGTATTATTACTTTCGCTGGAGCTCTGACGTTATCCTCTCTCGTACTGGCGGAAGGGGGAGGAGACAAAGCCTTTGAAAAGATGATGGTGGCGAATGCTAAAGCCATGGAGCAGTATGCAATTAGCCAGGGGAAAAGCGCCCCTGTGTCGAAAGAATACGAGTACGGGATGAAGGTGGATGTTGTGAAGGTTATCAGTGTGGTGCGGCCTGCAAAAGTCTGCGCAGTGGTGCCCGCCGCAATGACCTATGAAGATTCAAAAGGACAGCTAAATACAATTAGGTACACTGTGGCTGGAGAGTGTCGTAAACGAGGCGGCTAG
- a CDS encoding group II intron maturase-specific domain-containing protein, producing MPPVGVKVSLNTEMQKFLQEKTVTPSPGQYPRMTADSAQVSAASVTWTNAEPDTLMEQVLVPANLRRAYQGGPLSPLLSNILLNELDRELERRGHRFVRYADDANIYVRSQRAGTRVMAGVERFLNQRLKLTLNREKSHVARPWVCDYLGYGMSWHQQPRLRVATMSLGRLHDRLRDLLRGARGHKMANVIERINPVLRGWAGYFKLSQSKRPLEEIDGWVRRKLRCVVWRQWKRPSTRARNLMRLGLSEARTCKSAFNGRGPWWSSGASHMNQALPKKLWDQLGLVSVLDTINRLSRIA from the coding sequence ATGCCGCCAGTAGGCGTCAAAGTCTCGTTGAATACCGAAATGCAGAAATTTCTCCAAGAGAAGACTGTTACTCCGAGTCCCGGACAGTATCCGAGGATGACGGCTGACAGCGCACAGGTATCGGCGGCGTCTGTGACGTGGACGAACGCGGAGCCGGACACGCTGATGGAGCAGGTGCTTGTACCGGCCAACCTTAGGCGTGCGTATCAAGGCGGCCCGCTCTCGCCGTTGCTGTCGAACATCCTGCTCAACGAACTCGACCGCGAACTGGAACGGCGAGGCCATCGCTTCGTGCGTTATGCCGACGACGCGAACATCTATGTGCGCAGTCAGCGAGCTGGCACGCGGGTGATGGCCGGTGTTGAGCGTTTCCTGAATCAGCGCCTGAAACTGACGCTGAACCGGGAAAAGAGCCACGTAGCACGGCCTTGGGTCTGCGACTATCTGGGTTATGGGATGAGCTGGCATCAGCAACCGAGGCTGAGAGTGGCGACGATGAGTCTGGGTCGCTTGCACGACCGGTTAAGAGACCTGCTGCGCGGGGCGCGGGGCCACAAGATGGCGAATGTCATCGAACGAATAAACCCTGTGCTGCGCGGGTGGGCAGGCTATTTCAAGCTCAGTCAGAGCAAACGGCCACTTGAGGAAATTGACGGCTGGGTACGACGCAAACTTCGCTGCGTCGTCTGGCGTCAATGGAAGCGGCCCTCAACGAGGGCACGTAACTTGATGCGCCTGGGGCTTAGCGAAGCTCGCACCTGCAAATCAGCCTTCAATGGCCGAGGCCCATGGTGGAGCTCGGGAGCATCTCATATGAATCAGGCGCTGCCGAAGAAGCTATGGGATCAACTTGGGTTGGTCTCGGTACTGGATACGATAAACCGGCTTAGCCGCATAGCTTGA
- the ltrA gene encoding group II intron reverse transcriptase/maturase — MRNPVSDEVNRPQNEPDNAGQGLLERAFARENLKRAWKRVKANKGAAGVDGLDIDQTAEYLLTQWAGIREQLLSGVYRPSPVRRVVIPKPDGGQRELGIPTVTDRLIQQALLQALQPLLDPTFSEHSYGFRPGRCAQDAVLAAQRYASSGRKVVVDVDLEKFFDRVDHDILMDRLRKRITDQAVIRLIRAYLDAGTLINGVVEKSRCGAPQGGPLSPLLANVLLDEVDRELERRGHCFVRYADDANVYVRSQKAGQRVMALLRRLYEKLHLSVNESKSAVTSAFGRKFLGYELWSARSEVKRAVSYKAQKQFKQRIRWLTRRSCGRSLQQVADNLRPYLLGWKAYFTLSQTPAVWRKLDEWIRHRLRAIQLRQWKRGPTIYRELRTLGASQQVAQRVASNSHRWWRNSRFELNRVLNIAWFDRLGLARLS; from the coding sequence GTGAGAAATCCTGTCAGCGACGAGGTCAATCGCCCGCAAAATGAACCCGATAACGCAGGACAAGGGCTGCTGGAACGGGCCTTTGCGAGAGAAAACCTGAAACGGGCGTGGAAACGGGTCAAGGCCAACAAAGGTGCAGCGGGAGTCGACGGTCTGGATATTGATCAGACGGCCGAGTACCTGCTGACCCAATGGGCGGGGATTCGTGAACAGCTTCTTTCAGGAGTCTACCGGCCCAGTCCGGTACGGCGTGTGGTCATTCCCAAACCTGACGGCGGTCAACGCGAGTTGGGTATCCCAACGGTCACCGACCGTTTGATCCAACAAGCGTTGCTGCAAGCCTTGCAGCCATTACTCGATCCGACCTTCAGTGAACACAGCTACGGCTTCCGTCCGGGACGCTGTGCGCAGGACGCCGTTTTAGCGGCTCAGCGCTATGCCTCTTCAGGACGTAAAGTGGTGGTGGATGTTGATCTGGAGAAGTTCTTCGACCGGGTCGATCACGACATCTTGATGGATCGTTTGCGCAAACGGATTACGGATCAGGCGGTTATCCGGCTGATTCGCGCCTATCTGGATGCGGGAACGCTGATCAATGGCGTGGTCGAGAAAAGCCGCTGCGGGGCGCCGCAAGGCGGCCCACTGTCGCCGTTGTTGGCGAACGTGCTGCTGGACGAAGTGGATCGGGAGCTTGAACGCCGAGGCCATTGTTTCGTGCGCTATGCCGACGATGCGAACGTGTATGTGCGCAGTCAGAAGGCGGGGCAGCGGGTAATGGCCCTGCTGAGGCGGCTGTACGAAAAGCTGCACTTGAGCGTCAACGAGAGCAAGAGTGCAGTGACGAGCGCGTTTGGTCGCAAGTTTCTGGGCTATGAGTTGTGGTCAGCCCGAAGTGAAGTCAAGCGCGCGGTCTCTTATAAGGCGCAGAAACAGTTCAAGCAGCGTATCCGCTGGCTTACCCGGCGCTCCTGCGGGCGTAGCTTGCAACAGGTCGCAGATAATCTTCGGCCTTATCTTTTGGGCTGGAAAGCCTACTTCACGTTGTCGCAAACACCGGCAGTCTGGCGCAAGCTGGACGAATGGATACGACATCGACTGAGAGCGATCCAGCTCAGGCAGTGGAAGCGTGGCCCTACGATCTATCGAGAGCTGCGGACACTGGGGGCGAGCCAGCAGGTGGCGCAGAGGGTGGCCAGTAACTCTCATCGCTGGTGGCGTAATAGCCGTTTTGAGTTGAATCGTGTGCTGAATATTGCGTGGTTCGACAGGCTGGGATTGGCGCGCCTCTCATAA
- a CDS encoding OprD family porin produces the protein MDNNTKFSMAALALVVSSGPSIVFAEEKTGGFIEDSSLTVLNRNFYFNRDHRNGQSSPTGNGYSEAWSHAIISKFESGFTQGTVGVGVDAFAMIGLKLDTGDGRNGGRSSFDVLPVNGDGEARDEYTKVGGAAKVRAFDTVVKVGDVFPANPVVASGDSRLLPESFRGVTATNTSIEGLTVQGGRLHAMSQPVSSNMRDNFATFYAGPVNSPWVGYFGGDYTVNKNVIVSLYSSRLKDAWNQYYAGTGLNYSLSDELSVFGGVNYYKAVDEGKKLLGEFDNNIWSAKIGVKYGAHSLALSHQRNNGNDDFDYLRQSDSIFLDNSIQYSDFNSPKERSWMVRYDLDMSSYGVPGLSFMTRYGRGTDADYSNANATYMRRDADGNPLTDQKRWERDIEVKYVVQTGSLKDMSFRLRQANTRATAFESDLDEVRVIVEYPLAIL, from the coding sequence ATGGATAACAATACGAAATTTTCGATGGCCGCTTTGGCGTTGGTTGTCAGTTCTGGGCCTTCTATAGTGTTTGCGGAGGAAAAGACTGGGGGGTTTATCGAAGACAGCAGCCTTACCGTGCTCAATCGAAATTTCTACTTCAATCGTGATCATCGTAACGGTCAATCAAGCCCCACGGGCAATGGCTACTCCGAAGCCTGGTCGCATGCGATTATCAGTAAGTTCGAATCCGGATTTACTCAAGGCACTGTTGGCGTGGGTGTCGATGCTTTCGCGATGATCGGGTTGAAGCTTGATACGGGTGACGGTCGTAATGGCGGTCGTAGCTCGTTCGATGTACTACCTGTCAACGGTGACGGCGAAGCTCGAGATGAATACACGAAAGTCGGTGGCGCGGCCAAAGTTCGCGCTTTTGACACTGTGGTGAAAGTCGGTGATGTATTTCCCGCCAACCCTGTCGTGGCGTCTGGCGACTCAAGGCTTCTACCGGAAAGTTTCCGGGGTGTGACCGCGACCAATACCAGCATCGAAGGACTGACTGTTCAGGGTGGTCGCCTGCATGCTATGAGTCAACCAGTCTCCAGCAATATGCGCGACAATTTCGCGACCTTCTATGCGGGCCCCGTTAATTCGCCTTGGGTCGGCTATTTCGGTGGCGACTACACTGTGAACAAGAATGTCATCGTTAGTCTTTACTCCAGCCGTCTCAAAGACGCCTGGAATCAATACTATGCTGGCACCGGGTTGAACTACTCCTTGTCTGATGAGCTTTCCGTATTCGGCGGTGTGAATTACTATAAGGCAGTTGACGAAGGGAAAAAACTGCTGGGCGAGTTCGACAACAATATTTGGAGCGCTAAAATTGGCGTGAAGTATGGTGCGCACTCACTTGCACTTTCTCACCAGCGAAATAATGGTAACGACGACTTCGACTATCTGCGTCAGTCGGATTCCATCTTTCTCGACAACTCAATCCAGTACAGCGACTTCAACTCGCCAAAAGAACGTTCATGGATGGTTCGTTACGACCTCGACATGAGCTCGTATGGCGTACCCGGCTTGTCGTTTATGACACGTTATGGTCGTGGCACCGACGCTGACTACTCCAACGCTAACGCAACATACATGCGGCGCGATGCGGACGGGAACCCGTTGACCGATCAGAAACGTTGGGAGCGCGACATCGAAGTAAAATACGTCGTTCAGACAGGTTCCTTGAAAGATATGTCTTTCCGCTTGCGGCAAGCGAACACCCGTGCAACCGCATTTGAATCGGATTTGGATGAAGTCCGTGTGATTGTTGAGTACCCACTAGCGATTCTGTAA
- a CDS encoding nucleoid-associated protein, with protein sequence MPDDFTVNAKSLKEKTRIKGDAANWSLQFERGALGKDPAADVYYDEGRKKLTLSNLTAELVGVIEKELLARAG encoded by the coding sequence GTGCCGGACGACTTTACGGTCAATGCGAAATCGCTGAAAGAGAAGACCCGTATCAAGGGGGACGCTGCTAACTGGTCGTTGCAATTCGAGCGTGGAGCGTTAGGTAAGGATCCGGCCGCAGACGTTTACTATGATGAGGGGCGGAAGAAGTTGACCCTGTCCAATCTGACTGCCGAACTGGTTGGTGTGATCGAGAAAGAATTGCTGGCTAGGGCTGGCTAA
- a CDS encoding nucleoid-associated protein — translation MITLKTAIIHSFKKLAKTSYISEVVKKDVALDTENPALHFLVNGIHGLIGKEGNSVVYGQFANDDRQGPFPERFTAFVEVQDDKAQFIDLTHLAMDQLVEQAGNQVLSTGGHILCAQYTSGATDFFLVASMKERGGIQLDENYVPKEIQEVDLNKVQQAARINLASFVAIKAMAAAAAAAPEQNEDDAEDEVDSTYLCFISRGRDSQASDYFISALGCAKGVASGRATKNAIDNIARFFRDNKALKSFGYKAKEAVIKYLEEQLAAGKSARLDAICHVAVAHVPADLVDEIVGLKDI, via the coding sequence ATGATCACACTGAAAACTGCCATTATTCACAGCTTCAAGAAGCTGGCCAAGACCAGCTATATCTCCGAGGTGGTCAAGAAGGATGTGGCGCTCGATACTGAAAATCCTGCGTTGCATTTTCTGGTCAATGGCATCCACGGCCTCATCGGCAAAGAAGGCAACAGCGTGGTCTATGGACAGTTTGCCAATGATGACCGTCAGGGGCCGTTTCCAGAGCGCTTCACCGCGTTCGTAGAAGTACAAGATGATAAAGCGCAATTTATCGACTTGACCCACTTGGCAATGGACCAACTGGTGGAGCAAGCCGGTAATCAAGTCTTGTCGACTGGTGGACACATCCTTTGCGCCCAGTACACCTCGGGCGCAACCGACTTTTTCCTGGTCGCCAGCATGAAGGAGCGCGGTGGTATTCAGCTGGACGAAAACTATGTGCCGAAGGAAATTCAAGAAGTCGATCTCAACAAGGTTCAGCAGGCCGCCAGGATCAACTTGGCTAGCTTCGTGGCCATAAAGGCTATGGCTGCTGCGGCCGCTGCTGCGCCTGAGCAGAATGAGGATGACGCGGAGGATGAAGTGGATTCAACCTACCTGTGCTTCATCAGCCGCGGCCGTGATAGTCAGGCATCTGACTATTTCATTTCTGCACTGGGTTGTGCGAAAGGAGTGGCCTCCGGACGCGCTACCAAAAATGCCATTGATAACATTGCCCGGTTTTTTCGCGACAACAAAGCGTTAAAAAGCTTTGGTTATAAGGCCAAAGAGGCGGTGATCAAATATCTGGAGGAGCAGTTGGCCGCAGGCAAGTCCGCGCGCCTGGACGCCATCTGCCACGTCGCTGTCGCACACGTACCCGCTGACTTAGTGGATGAAATCGTTGGGTTGAAGGATATTTGA
- a CDS encoding BPSL0761 family protein — MTMPCERTRSIVQTGEFLRELSRDQTLPESVRQQAKRLLRHYPEPWVIFGIGSFEELLQTKDPSDPTREFAIVVHTPQLSSSTDG; from the coding sequence ATGACCATGCCCTGCGAGCGTACCCGGAGTATCGTCCAAACAGGCGAGTTCTTGCGTGAGCTGTCCAGAGATCAGACCCTCCCAGAATCTGTTCGTCAGCAGGCAAAACGCCTCCTGCGGCATTACCCAGAACCATGGGTGATCTTTGGGATCGGCTCCTTCGAAGAGTTGCTTCAAACAAAGGATCCGAGCGATCCAACGCGAGAGTTCGCGATAGTGGTCCACACTCCCCAGTTGAGCTCCAGCACTGACGGATAA
- a CDS encoding DUF6957 family protein, translated as MNLAGLVELLSGGERLPGCELAHSDAVALVGFYFPGRAYCLVADWTVVDIAVSPRQLKAVVRRGVTPTLVNALCVIHDSKGRFPRGHWVRTSLGVSFTHDCLFETKNTVYVLMGPGRRVRTDLDVAQSLY; from the coding sequence ATGAATCTGGCGGGCCTAGTCGAACTGCTTTCCGGTGGCGAAAGATTACCTGGATGTGAGCTAGCTCATTCAGACGCCGTGGCTCTGGTCGGATTTTACTTCCCTGGACGCGCCTATTGCCTAGTCGCTGATTGGACAGTGGTTGATATAGCGGTCTCCCCCCGTCAGTTAAAGGCCGTTGTGAGAAGAGGAGTCACTCCCACTTTGGTCAACGCTTTATGTGTTATCCACGATAGCAAAGGACGTTTCCCTCGCGGTCATTGGGTAAGAACTTCATTGGGGGTTTCGTTCACCCATGATTGCCTGTTCGAGACAAAAAACACCGTTTATGTGTTGATGGGACCCGGTCGAAGGGTACGAACAGACCTGGACGTCGCGCAGAGCCTGTACTGA
- a CDS encoding TnsD family Tn7-like transposition protein: MSSILFFPISMPDETLLSRITRYHFLSGNKTEAETFRDLFDVAPFQLSFIPKQLGNLASRLPGVKESNFNELLEINTYFPAYKPFIGLSKDPSKERDRVLSDVARVPRWEGTKNSRAKICLACVQADIIESGYAYWHRAHHVPGVTACWRHGEELLQSCPNCSHPFFRRNKLLPNLTEDCVCGWNAIKPANRLLASSEEREYAVFVNDILQRNLPSVDYKILAACYRRQAKKRGFVHGNLIGTAKLFSSIRDKFGDDTISKIDLAYAAGIRRQWIRLSTTRGQIDMPLARHLLISLHLFGSAEKFEKCLAEESLLTSSANPTVRLKEKALPESKKKAYREKISILLEVKPGIGMDYLWVNAYQVTRWLNENDKDWLLSEITRDVKQKNSVESVVSDEDEKYATILKEGVENLYRIAQKQVRVNIGNMLALLPRKVSRERATRKSFPLVSEQLELHLESLWHFRLRRMIWTMSEIARLKLPPNSSSLKLLTTVPHVACQALINHFEWDLDNMVKEGIDGEVMLRNTGVSRQWEGPPGYDIPMGGNAYMEMIASNSKL, from the coding sequence ATGTCCAGCATTCTTTTTTTTCCAATATCGATGCCCGACGAGACCCTGTTATCTCGTATTACGAGGTACCATTTTTTGTCCGGAAACAAAACCGAGGCAGAAACGTTTCGTGATCTTTTTGACGTTGCCCCATTTCAACTTTCGTTTATACCAAAGCAATTAGGGAATCTTGCGTCTCGATTACCTGGAGTTAAAGAAAGCAACTTTAATGAATTGCTTGAAATTAATACTTATTTTCCTGCATACAAGCCTTTTATAGGGTTATCAAAAGACCCATCTAAGGAACGGGACAGAGTTTTGTCAGATGTTGCTCGTGTGCCTAGGTGGGAGGGCACTAAAAATAGCAGAGCAAAGATTTGCTTAGCCTGTGTGCAAGCCGACATCATAGAGTCAGGTTACGCATATTGGCACCGAGCTCATCATGTACCGGGCGTTACGGCCTGCTGGCGGCACGGCGAGGAACTTCTTCAATCTTGTCCGAATTGTTCTCACCCTTTCTTTCGTAGAAACAAGTTATTACCTAATTTAACCGAAGATTGTGTTTGTGGGTGGAACGCTATTAAACCTGCGAACCGTTTACTAGCCTCATCTGAAGAACGAGAGTACGCAGTTTTTGTAAATGATATTCTGCAACGCAATCTGCCATCGGTGGATTATAAGATTTTGGCTGCCTGTTATCGACGTCAAGCAAAGAAGCGTGGGTTTGTTCATGGGAATCTGATTGGCACTGCTAAATTATTTAGCAGTATTCGTGATAAGTTTGGCGATGATACTATTTCGAAAATTGACCTAGCATACGCAGCCGGTATCCGACGTCAATGGATTCGGCTATCGACAACAAGAGGTCAAATCGATATGCCGCTGGCGCGGCATCTTCTAATATCTCTACATCTATTTGGTAGTGCAGAAAAATTTGAGAAATGCTTGGCAGAAGAGTCTCTACTTACTAGCTCGGCAAACCCGACGGTTCGTCTAAAAGAGAAAGCTTTGCCAGAAAGTAAAAAAAAGGCTTATCGAGAAAAAATCTCAATACTACTTGAGGTTAAGCCAGGTATTGGTATGGACTATCTTTGGGTCAATGCTTATCAAGTAACACGCTGGCTCAACGAAAACGATAAAGACTGGTTATTGAGTGAAATTACAAGGGACGTAAAGCAGAAGAACAGTGTCGAGTCGGTGGTGAGCGATGAGGACGAAAAATACGCAACTATTCTTAAAGAAGGCGTTGAGAATTTGTACCGCATCGCCCAAAAACAGGTTCGAGTAAATATCGGTAACATGCTTGCACTTTTGCCGCGAAAAGTAAGTAGGGAGCGTGCGACTCGTAAGTCTTTTCCGTTGGTGTCAGAACAACTTGAGCTTCATCTAGAATCTCTTTGGCATTTCCGGTTACGGAGAATGATATGGACGATGTCGGAGATCGCGAGGCTTAAGTTACCCCCAAACAGCTCCAGCTTAAAATTATTGACTACAGTACCTCATGTGGCTTGCCAAGCTCTCATAAATCACTTCGAGTGGGATTTAGACAACATGGTTAAGGAAGGTATTGATGGTGAAGTTATGCTTAGAAATACCGGCGTCTCGCGGCAATGGGAAGGGCCACCAGGTTATGATATTCCCATGGGTGGCAATGCATACATGGAGATGATCGCGTCCAATTCAAAGCTCTAG